From Ipomoea triloba cultivar NCNSP0323 chromosome 5, ASM357664v1, the proteins below share one genomic window:
- the LOC116021179 gene encoding UDP-rhamnose/UDP-galactose transporter 6, with product MAPANKAEKKAAVDAAAWMFNVVTSVGIIIVNKALMATYGFSFATTLTGMHFATTTLMTAVLRWLGYIQSSHLPIADLLKFVLFANFSIVGMNVSLMWNSVGFYQIAKLSMIPVSCLLEVVFDKIRYSRDTKLSISLVLLGVAVCTVTDVSVNTKGFIAAFIAVWSTALQQYYVHFLQRKYSLSSFNLLGHTAPAQAGTLLILGPFLDYWLTTKRIDQYNFTFPSMVFLILSCTIAIGTNLSQFICIGRFTAVSFQVLGHMKTVLVLILGFLFFGKEGLNSQVVIGMIIAVLGMVWYGNASSKPGGKERRSISMSKNSQQKHSESSDPDDKV from the exons atggCTCCTGCAAACAAGGCTGAGAAGAAGGCTGCAGTTGATGCAGCTGCATGGATGTTCAATGTTGTCACTTCTGTTGGAATTATAATTGTTAATAAGGCATTAATGGCTACATATGGCTTCAGCTTTG CTACAACATTGACTGGTATGCATTTTGCTACAACCACCTTGATGACGGCTGTTCTTAGATGGCTTGGATACATCCAAAGTTCCCACCTACCCATTGCAGACCTTCTGAAATTTGTGCTATTTGCAAACTTCTCTATAGTTGGGATGAATGTTAGTTTGATGTGGAATTCAGTAGGCTTCTACCAG ATTGCAAAGTTGAGCATGATCCCTGTGTCCTGCTTGCTGGAAGTTGTATTTGACAAGATTCGATATTCAAGAGACACAAAGCTCAGCATTTCTTTGGTACTATTAGGTGTTGCTGTATGCACAGTTACTGATGTGAGTGTTAATACCAAAGGGTTCATTGCAGCCTTTATTGCTGTATGGAGTACTGCTCTGCAACAGTAT TATGTTCATTTCCTTCAAAGGAAATATTCTCTAAGTTCTTTCAATCTGCTGGGACATACTGCACCAGCTCAAGCTGGAACTTTGCTGATATTAGGCCCCTTTCTGGATTATTGGTTAACAACCAAGAGGATTGACCAGTATAATTTTACCTTTCCGTCCATG GTGTTCCTAATCCTTTCGTGCACAATTGCAATAGGCACCAATTTGAGTCAGTTTATATGCATTGGCAGATTCACTGCTGTCTCATTCCAAGTGCTTGGGCATATGAAAACCGTCCTAGTTTTGATACTGGGATTTTTGTTTTTCGGGAAAGAGGGTCTCAATTCACAAGTGGTGATTGGCATGATCATCGCAGTTTTGGGAATGGTGTGGTATGGCAATGCCTCATCTAAGCCTGGTGGGAAGGAGCGGCGTAGCATTTCAATGTCGAAGAACAGCCAACAAAAGCATTCAGAATCTTCTGATCCCGATGATAAGGTTTAA